tttaggttttgagggtttttgggtcatttcttaggtttcggggttattttggtcaattttaaggctttggggttattttggccattttttagatttcagaggtatttcggtaatttttaggtttcggggggtatttttgtgttttttagtttttgggggtattttggtaattttttggattttaggggtattttggtaatttttaggtttcagtggtattttggtcatttttttaggttttgggggtattttggtcattttttttttgtgttttgggagtatttttgtcattttttggattttaggagtattttggtaatttttaggtttcagaagtattttggtcattttttaggttttgaggtcATTTCTTaggtttcggggttattttggtcaattttaaggctttggggttattttggcccTTTTTCTAGATTTCAGAGatattttgctaatttttaggtttcaggagtgtttttgtcttttttagttttcgggggtattttggtcatttttaggttttagtggtattttggtcattttttaggtttcagggatattttggttattttttgggttttggggtattttggtcattttatgggttttggaagtattttgataattttaaaattttgccatCCCTACTCAAATATggactcataattttttttttaccaatcacATTCTATCACATTAGAATTGTgacaaaaagttgtaaaattttttataatcctATTCTTTTTCTAACTTTAGTGATTGTGGAATTAAAAGGTTGAAAGTTTCCTTTTTATTATGTGTCACGTGAGAttcacaaaaacaaatcaaagaaaaaaaatgttaatgaaaTTCAAATGGACAAAACAAAAGAGCCTGGAAGGAATGAGTCTTATGTGGGGCTCACAAAcaccacaaaacaaagaaaaggccaaaatggccaactgGCCCTAAAATTGTAAGTATATAGTTAGTAGGCTTTGTTTTCAAACATTATAacttactagcatctcgagtcttaaagactcgattttggccttcaaaatcgagtctttgaggctcGGTTTGTATGCTTGGATCAGCTCTGATGTGGCAGAGTTGCCACTTGGCATTcaaatggaaatcgagtctctaagactcgatttctaacccCTATAAATAGGACCAACTTAGACCAAACACCAGAGCATCAGAGGAAaaacccagagaaaaaaaagaaaaaaagaaaagaaaaccagaaacagaaagagagagaagatcgAGATCGGAGACCCAGGCGCGTGCGGCATGACCAAAAACTGACCAGCGACCCAGGCTCGTGCGAGACCCAGGCGGCCTGGGGCTCGTGCCGGCCAGCGTCGCGCGCGGCCAGGGGCTCGCGTGCGGCCTGAGGctcgcgcgagccccaggccACGCTAGTGAGGTTTAGCGGTGaggttctctctttctctccctctgattTGATCTGAGTAGCGGtgagtttctctttctctccctttgaTCTGATCTGATCTACGTAGCGgtgaagtttttaaaatttgttttgggtatttcgGCATGTAcagatttagaatttttttaaaaaaatttgggtcagaaatcgagtcttagagactcgatttccaggtggaCACCTACgtggaaaaaatgccacatcagaatTGATCCAAGCATACAAATCgagcctcaaagactcgatttatagtcCCAAAATCGAGTATTtgagactcgagatgctagtaagtTATAATGTTTGTAAACTGGGTCTACTAACTATATACTTACGATTTTATGGCCATTTGGCTATTTTGGcccaaagaaaatatctaaaGCCTAAAGACTCTATAGTCTAGAAACAAGTGGAGGACAGCTGAGGACTCACAAATAAAGAATAAGAGGTAGTCAGGTAGTAGagaaaaccaaaagaagaagaagaaactttCATTTCCcgcttaaaatttttcattcctcACTTAAATCTTTCATTTCCCACTtcacaaatatttcatttcCCACTACATAGAACTCTATCTCATTTTCTCGAACGCCAAGAACTCTTTGGTCGTATAGCTCTTGTCTACGATAATGTAACTGTCCACTCTCATCTGCTCCTTTTCCttcaattcttcttcttctttttttatttttattttttatttttggagctCTCTTTTATGTCTTTCTAACAAAAAATGCAGTTGAATGACTTGCTGAGTTTGGGTCAGCATCGTATATGGAAAAGAATGATTGTCTCATGGActggtatttatttttttaaaatattattcttattagtcttttttttttttttttttttgaaaattttgtttgtttgtttgtttaatgtTGGAATTTTGGGTGTTAGAGCGAAAATGGGAGACTGTGCGTTGGACTTGTGTTGTGGAAGTGGGGATTTAGCATTTCTTTTGTTCGAGAAAGTTGGGTCCAATGGCAAGGTATGTTCTTCCATTGTTCCAACACTAGCATTGTTGTAAACTTAGTTTGTGCAGTAACAAGttgtaattaattttgattatttcgTTTTTGGGGTCATGATTTTCAGGTGACTGGTCTTGATTTCTCAAAGGAGCAATTGTCAATTGCTTCGTGTCGGCAAGGCTTGGCCCTCAATGCCTGCTACAACAATATAGAGTGAGCATTGGTAAATCTAGCGGTTAACAAATTAAGAGTGGAAAAGGTTTCTTGAAGCCATTTCTAGTAGTAGAATTTTCTGCTTTGATTCTGAAAATATTGTCTATAAATGAATTTAAATTGCACTAACAGTAGTGTTAATAGCCAATGCTGCAGAGGCACTAATATCATGTGTTTCCTCGTAGGTGGGTTGAAGGCGATGCACTTGAGTTACCATTTTCTGATGGTTACTTTGATGCCATTACAATGGGTTATGGGCTACGAAATGTGGTTGATAAAGAAAGATCCATGCAGGAGATGTTTAGAGTTCTGAAACCAGGTCTTACAATCTctatatctattaaaaaaatatgaaattggaTGATTGTGATAGTGAGACCCTAACATTTTTCGTTGTTGTGGGCTTTTCAGGCTCAAGAGTATCTGTTCTTGATTTCAATAAAAGCACACAACCATTTACTAATTTAATTCAGATAGTCACATATGtatattacaataaaaaattacaggaattttttattttatttctagtGCTCAAGTTTAAATATTCTATTGTGATATTGGGTTTGTCAGAATTGAATATTTGCATATTGGAATTCACTTGTCATGATTAATTATCAATTGTGATATCACTTGTTGAGTGAGAAGTAAATTTAATACCTTGGAAGGTTTCACATAATTTCACatggcctctctctctctctcacacacacacacaaacacacacagcCAGCTTCTGGCACCCAGTGCCGCCGATCCCAGCCCAACCCAGTGCCGATGCAGAGCACCACAACCCGTCGACTCCTTTCCTCCTTgatctctccgccgccctctgCCACCCCCATACCCATTCTTTTTTCctcaccatacccatacccatacccatacccatttTGATTTTAGCTTGGtaagttatttatttgattttttgttttgattattgtgaaatttgggtttggatttggatatTTAACATTTAGgttatttaattttcagttttgatttttgtaaaatatgggtttggattttttgttgTAACATGTAAAttctatatttaattttttttatttatgattttgtgAAATTAGGGTTTGGATGTGGTGAAGTGAATGGTTGTTGGACTTATTTTCTGTTATTggttttttaagattttgtttctttttttttttttttttttttggtaaaaaattggGGGCAGAAGGATGCTATAGAGAAGGGTCTAGTTAGCATGGAAGATGTTGAAATGGCGACATCTCAAGGTACTTCCCAGAAcccttttactattttttttgcctttgtagcatatatatatatacacacacacgagCTTATGAATAGAGTACCTCTTTTGACTTGTAGCTATTTAAGCTTGATGCCTTATTTGGTTTAGGCCATTTGTTTTTGGCCTTGGTATATTAAATAACTATATTTATGTTGTGTTTTgattaataaaccattttgtTAATTGTCTGTCATTTTGGCTATACACGAAGGAGTTATTGGGGTTTGTATGATGAACTTATGCATCATTTGGGTTTAAATTAGGAGTCTTTGGATACTGAATATATTTGAGTGGCTTTATAGAGTTCAATTGATTTGAGACAATGTTTTTTCCTTACTTGTGGTTTATTCTTTTATCCCTTTTCTCTATCATTTTTCCTCCGTTTGATTGCTGCAACAAAAGTGTGAATCAGTTGAATTCATTATGTTCTAATACAATTATTTTTCTCAAAGATTGGTCCCTAAGGTTTAGCTCATGAGCATCCTCTATGTTTAAATAGGTCACTTTAGTTCCTTAGATGACGTGGCCAAACTAAAAATTGACACCTCATAACTCATTAGGGACTAGATATGATCACTTTAAGTCTGTCAGGGACTAAAATCGATCATTTTAAGTCTTTTAGGGTCTAAAAGTGACCACTTTAATTTTGTTAGGGACTAAAGCAATCTCTTTAAACCTCAAGGGCTCAAATTGCCCATGAGCTGAAGTTTGGGGGACCAACAATGTATTTTGGCCTTCTTTTTATGATATCTATGTATTGGTTGAATGATTTTATGCTTAATTGAGTGCAGCATATCTAAGGGTCACTATGAACATCACAACCTTTGCTTTGTGCTACTCCAACAAATGGCTTTTttctattctatattttttcagGTGAGAACCAATGTTGTGGGAagtttcttttggttttgagtATAGTTGTCTTTAAGTTATGTGGAAGTGGGAAATATTACTTGAGTTTGGTTTCAGCTTTGTATTTAATGGTATGGATAGTTGGTGTGCTCGCAAATTCGATCAAGGTAAAGAATCATTTATGGTTTCCAACTATGTTTTAATGAAGTATCTAATGCTAAACATTTTATCCAATTGAGCTGATATGTATGCCCATAGTTGTGTGAATTAAATTAGTCGTATATAATTTTTGCCTACACAGAGTCTCATGCGCTCTCTTAGTCTTGGGTTCATATGTCACATGTTTTACCTTTCCAGCTTTAAGCTTTGGCCTTCACCTTTTGATATAGTGGTTTTAACTTGAACCTTATTgcatatttcttgttttttaagGTGAATAGAGCATAAACTCAAAATGAAGAAGGAACCCGTCTATAAAAATCACCTACTGCTTACCACCGGCCTTATTTTGAAATTGCAGCAAATtacagattaaaaaaattttcatatattacTAGATAATACCATTTCTTATGTTAGTGAACTTTTATTGAGTATGGTAATGCAATGATGTTTGTTACCTTTAAATGATAACATCATTGTATTTACTTTATTAAAATGGATCATTTACATTTTAAGGCTGTGACTTTACTATGGAAGATTTGCTCTGATTCACATAAATAACTATTCTTACATTATTGAGTAATCTTGGTTTGTATGCACTTACTAAATGACCAAGATGAAAAATCCTAAATCTCTAAGCTTTTCTTGTCATTCTATTCGATCCATTTATATGCACTTATTAAGTAATCTTGATTTGTATGTAGGACGTTCATTGGGTCCAACAATCTCCAGCTCTCCAAAAATCATCAACTGCATCCCATCCACCAAGCTGCTTATAAGTTTTATGTTGGTGTTCGATGACTTTTTGTGTACAAAGAACTACATTTGAACAAGCGCATTTTTTGGAAGTGTTGAAGTATTTGTTTAAATACTTTGGAACTTTGATTGTGGTATTAGCTTGAAACTTTGATTGTGGTTATAGACAAtgttatgtatttgataatatatttctatgttaataTTACATTAGTTTCAAGACATTTGTGGTGTTGTTAATTAGTTACATTTATGGCATTGTGTTAGTAGAGCTAAAACTATTACAAGTTTTTTGTAACAGGCCTGtgaatcatttatttattagcaAACagtggtttaaaaaaaaaaaacctatagcggTAGTCAAAGAGCATCGCTAAAGGTGcacattttatgttttaaatgaaTTCCTATGGCGGCGCTTATCACCCGCCGTTGAAGGTTGAAACATATAGCGGCATTTCTACCTGCCACTAAAAGTGCAATTAGTTCATTTTGATGAATGGCCTATAGCGGCGCAGTCTACCCACTGCTAAAGGTTGACACCAACAGCGGCGTGCATGACCCGCCGCTAAAAGTCAATGCCACGAATTCTAAACATGTATGGTGACGGTTTTATGCCCGTTGCAATAAACCTTCACTTGCCGCTAAAAGGTACATATATAATGGCGCTTTTTGCGACCGCCACAATCGACCTATTGCGGCATTGCAACACCGACGGGGCAGCCCGCCACAACAGCACCCATCACTATAGGTCGAATGTACCTTTAACGACGCTTTTTTGGGCTTTAGCGACGCTTCTGGCCCGCCGCTATAGCCCATTATTCTTGTAGTGTGTATAAGTGTTTTATAACATGTCTAATGAGTGTATAAAAATCCTCATATGAAAATACCATcgtttgataattgtttgtgAATTTATGATAAAACGTTACAAAGTTGTCACTGTGACAGATTCTGTGTTCATGCATGGTAAATTATATAGTGAATTTGGAAGCTAGGGATATTTCCGATGGAATCTAAGACACATATGGTTGAAATGGAAGTGGTCTCACAGCATTtggatcaatataaaaataatggtttaatttccAAGTTGCATGAAATTCTGTCAAGACAAATTTGAGTACGTAGTCTTGTATGACTTTTAATAAATcatgattttatattttgactcCGAAAATTTTATGGTATATACTGGACATACAAGGGAGTGGTTTTGTGAAATTTCATGACATTTTGATGTGTATGGACAGcccatttgtattttacaaatgaggCACATGCTGCTGAAATGAGCAGTGAACAACATATGCTACACCTGactttgaggatttaattcCAAAGTTAGGGtaaattttttgagttataatttaatatgcttaTCTTTTGGTATGTCTTGATCATAGATTAATTTTGTGTAACTTGTTTTGAGGTTTAGTACTCAAAGAAGGGTTCTAAACCATGTGACGATTGTATTTATGAAGCTGCTTTGTTCGACATGCTATATGTTGCCTTATGAGTGTATATTGTAATATGACCATGGTTAAAAAAGTTTATGTTTATGCATGCATTATTGCCCTAATCTCAAAACACCTTTTGAAATAAAGTTAGCTCTTCTAGAGATATGAGATTAATATAAGAATGTTGGTTTCTCTAGGATTTTGTACCTGTTGTTTGATGaatgtattttgtgtttgtgggaACCTCTTTGAGGTGGGATTAGGACTTCCTTGATTTTAAGAGATAGGTTTTGAGATGAATATGTAAGTTTATGATAATGAGTAATTGATAGTAATaagttttgatatttggtttaggtgttaccagTATCTAAGTCTAAGCTCCTTTGACTTTAGGCTCTTGGTTCCTCTGTtttcaggtaagggataagttatatcggtatttggtaagtcatgaggtcattttaaagtatattacgcattaaaatatttttgattaGAGATATGACATATAATTATTACTCTGACAAAGATGTGTTCGTGAGTTTTCGAAACtttatgtatatgatttaagcatattgatgctattactaatttccacgaacatgatgtttaaagaaaagaatagaaatactattattatgaaatgttatgcaaaataagaaatttcagtatgatgtaaagtatgaaatgttttcGAGTTATCTCCTCTGGTGATTTGAACTCCGCTAGTAGGGGTTAATTACTAGCTTTCCATGGAAAACGTTATCTAATTGGCCATTATAAGTGGGACTAGCTCCACTGTACCCGCCCCTTGTTGGTTACGGCCAACTTGTGGGGGAAGCCAACCTACCCCCATGGTTGGAAGATATGTATTATGATGTAATCTCAGGAATACCTGGCATTGTGGGGAATGCTGGATGCCTAGCATTGTGGTGCTAAAAGCCTCT
This genomic stretch from Quercus robur chromosome 4, dhQueRobu3.1, whole genome shotgun sequence harbors:
- the LOC126722670 gene encoding 2-phytyl-1,4-beta-naphthoquinone methyltransferase, chloroplastic-like isoform X3; this translates as MGDCALDLCCGSGDLAFLLFEKVGSNGKVTGLDFSKEQLSIASCRQGLALNACYNNIEWVEGDALELPFSDGYFDAITMGYGLRNVVDKERSMQEMFRVLKPAYLRVTMNITTFALCYSNKWLFSILYFFRTFIGSNNLQLSKNHQLHPIHQAAYKFYVGVR
- the LOC126722670 gene encoding 2-phytyl-1,4-beta-naphthoquinone methyltransferase, chloroplastic-like isoform X1, with the translated sequence MGDCALDLCCGSGDLAFLLFEKVGSNGKVTGLDFSKEQLSIASCRQGLALNACYNNIEWVEGDALELPFSDGYFDAITMGYGLRNVVDKERSMQEMFRVLKPAYLRVTMNITTFALCYSNKWLFSILYFFSFVFNGMDSWCARKFDQGRSLGPTISSSPKIINCIPSTKLLISFMLVFDDFLCTKNYI
- the LOC126722670 gene encoding 2-phytyl-1,4-beta-naphthoquinone methyltransferase, chloroplastic-like isoform X2 produces the protein MGDCALDLCCGSGDLAFLLFEKVGSNGKVTGLDFSKEQLSIASCRQGLALNACYNNIEWVEGDALELPFSDGYFDAITMGYGLRNVVDKERSMQEMFRVLKPGSRVSVLDFNKSTQPFTNLIQIVTYVYYNKKLQEFFILFLVLKFKYSIVILGLSELNICILEFTCHD